The DNA region GAATTCGACCAGCGGGATGTCGAAGCGATCGTCCTTCGCGGGGAATTTCGCGATCCACTCATGTCCATCGACCTGGATGACGGCCTTTGGACGCGCTCCGCCTACCGAAGGACCACCTTCGAAAAATGAGGCAAGCCTCGCGGGTACGGGCTCCCCATCCACGATCCGTTCTGCGGCTTCGTGAAGGTAGCGAAGGTCCAGGATGCCGGGAAGCGAACCGTGCGTTACGCCGTCCTCCGGACCGTGTCGGATATCGAGCGCTCCGGCGCGGTATGGACCGGCTTCATCCATGTACCGCCATTCCGGGAGTCCATTTGGAGGAGCGCGTAGCTTGTTCTCGATGACCCGACGCCCCCAGGAGTCCGGGGTTGCGTCACGCAGGGCCCCGAACAAGGCAAGGCCGTTGACGGGAACGAAGTCCGCATCGTCACCCTCGCCCAAGGGCAGGCTGATCGGATCGACTGGTACCGCCTGCGGGCGCTGGACGTAGCGCCTTCCGTAGGCGAAACGCGATGCCCTGACCTCAATGCCGTTCTCCGCCATCGACAGCCTGCCTGCCGGCACGGCGGCGGTCGCCTCCGGAAGATGAATAAAGACTGTTCGCTCAGCCATGTCAGAAATCCAGATCGTCGCGAGGTATCCGTCGTGACGGCCGCTGCATGCGTGTCTGGTCGAGCAGGGCCTCGGAGGAAGGATCCTCGATACGCTCCAGCAAACGCAGTAGGCCTAAAGCATCGAAAACACTCAGCCACGTTCCCAGCGAGGTACTGATCGCCCCCTGCTCCAGGCGAGTCATGGTCGGAGCACTGATGCGGGCGCGCTCTGCTAGTTCCACCTGGGACCAGCCACGTGCGAGCCGCGCCGTACGGACCAGCGCAGCGAAATGCGCACCTACCTCGGTGACTCGGGGGTTCGCAAACCCGCGCTCGTCGCGACGCATATTTCTTACCCTTTGGAGAAGCAGTCCAAAGCTATCATTTAAGAAATTCGACGTGTGAAATTTCTTAAATTTTAGAGAAAGCAATTAATCTATCATTTAAGAAACTAGTGTCGAATCAGTCTGGCATCACCAGACGCATCGGCAACTGGTCGAGGCGACGCCCCGTCACCTCATCGATCACCACCGCACTCACCCGCTCACCCGTCTCGTCGGCGACGAGATGGGACAACGTCGCGCCGCCGCCGTTGTGCCGACGGCCCCATTCGCCCATGGCGGCCATGATCGGCAGGAACTCGCGTCCGGCCTGGGTCAGCACGTACTCGTCGCGCGGCGGCCGCTCGCTGTAGCGGCGCTTTTCCAGGACACCGGCCTCGGTCAGACCCTTCAATCGACGCGACAGAATGTTCGGCGCGATGCCCAGGCTCGTCCGGAACTGGTCGAACTGCGTCATCCCCCGGCTGGCATCGCGAAGGATCAGCACGCTCCAGGTATCGCCCACCAGCGCGAGGCTGCGGGCAATTGAGCAGGTACCTGAAGAAAGTTTGTCGGTGTCCATTGCATAATGATAGCTAGGTCACTATCGTATGGCAACGTAGTCGATATCACTTTGCAACTTACCCATACGGAGTCACCCTCATGAGCGTTGAAAACAAAGGCACGGCACTGGTTACGGGCGCTTCGTCGGGCATCGGCGAGGTCTACGCCGAGCGTCTGGCGGCGCGCGGCTACGATCTGATTCTGGTCGCACGTCGTCTGGATCGCCTGGACGCACTGGCCAGGAAGATCGGCGCCGCCACAGGGCGGAAGATCGAGACGCTGAAGGCGGACCTTACCGAGCGTGCCGACGTGGCCACGGTAGAGAAGCGGGTGGCGGAGGATGCTTCGATCACCCTGTTGGTGAACAATGCCGGTATCTCGCTCAACGGCAGCTTCCTCGACAACGACAGCGACGC from Luteibacter mycovicinus includes:
- a CDS encoding winged helix-turn-helix transcriptional regulator is translated as MDTDKLSSGTCSIARSLALVGDTWSVLILRDASRGMTQFDQFRTSLGIAPNILSRRLKGLTEAGVLEKRRYSERPPRDEYVLTQAGREFLPIMAAMGEWGRRHNGGGATLSHLVADETGERVSAVVIDEVTGRRLDQLPMRLVMPD
- a CDS encoding helix-turn-helix domain-containing protein, with protein sequence MRRDERGFANPRVTEVGAHFAALVRTARLARGWSQVELAERARISAPTMTRLEQGAISTSLGTWLSVFDALGLLRLLERIEDPSSEALLDQTRMQRPSRRIPRDDLDF